Proteins from a single region of Streptococcus mitis:
- a CDS encoding acetate kinase: MTKTIAINAGSSSLKWQLYLMPEEKVLAKGLIERIGLKDSISTVKFDGRSEQQILDIENHTQAVKILLDDLIRFDIIKAYDEITGVGHRVVAGGEYFKESTVVEGDVLEKVEELSLLAPLHNPANAAGVRAFKELLPDITSVVVFDTSFHTTMPEKAYRYPLPTKYYTENKVRKYGAHGTSHQFVAGEAAKLLGRPLEDLKLITCHIGNGASITAVKGGQSVDTSMGFTPLGGVMMGTRTGDVDPAIIPYLMQYTEDFNTPEDISRVLNRESGLMGVSGKSSDMRDVIAAMEEGDHDATLAYEMYVDRIQKHIGQYLAVLNGADAIIFTAGIGENAAAVRKDVISGISWFGCDVDDEKNVFGVTGDISTEAAKIRVLVIPTDEELVIARDVERLKK; this comes from the coding sequence ATGACAAAAACAATTGCAATCAATGCAGGAAGTTCAAGTTTAAAATGGCAATTATACTTAATGCCAGAAGAAAAAGTATTGGCGAAAGGCTTGATTGAACGTATCGGTTTGAAAGATTCAATTTCGACTGTAAAATTTGATGGCCGTTCTGAACAACAAATTTTGGATATCGAAAATCATACACAAGCCGTTAAAATTTTATTGGATGACTTGATTCGTTTCGATATTATCAAGGCTTACGATGAGATTACAGGTGTTGGCCACCGTGTTGTTGCAGGTGGAGAATATTTCAAAGAATCAACAGTCGTTGAGGGAGATGTTTTAGAAAAAGTTGAAGAGTTGAGCTTGTTAGCTCCTCTCCACAATCCAGCCAATGCAGCAGGTGTTCGTGCCTTCAAGGAATTGTTGCCAGATATTACCAGTGTAGTTGTTTTTGATACTTCATTCCACACAACTATGCCAGAGAAAGCTTATCGCTACCCTCTACCAACAAAATATTACACAGAAAACAAGGTTCGTAAATACGGTGCTCATGGTACAAGTCACCAGTTTGTAGCAGGAGAAGCTGCAAAACTCTTGGGACGTCCATTAGAAGACTTGAAATTGATTACTTGCCACATTGGTAATGGTGCATCTATTACAGCTGTTAAGGGTGGTCAATCTGTTGATACTTCAATGGGCTTCACTCCACTTGGTGGTGTGATGATGGGAACTCGTACAGGGGATGTTGACCCAGCTATCATTCCTTACTTAATGCAATATACAGAGGACTTTAACACACCTGAAGACATTAGCCGCGTCCTTAATCGTGAATCAGGGCTTATGGGTGTTTCAGGTAAATCTAGTGATATGCGTGATGTAATTGCTGCTATGGAAGAAGGGGACCACGATGCCACTTTGGCCTATGAAATGTATGTTGATCGCATTCAAAAACATATCGGTCAATACCTTGCAGTCCTAAATGGAGCAGATGCCATTATCTTCACAGCAGGTATCGGAGAAAATGCAGCTGCTGTACGTAAGGATGTTATCTCAGGAATTTCTTGGTTTGGTTGTGATGTTGATGATGAAAAGAACGTCTTTGGTGTGACAGGAGACATCTCAACAGAGGCAGCGAAAATCCGTGTCTTGGTTATTCCAACAGATGAGGAATTAGTTATTGCCCGTGATGTTGAACGCTTGAAAAAATAA
- a CDS encoding class I SAM-dependent methyltransferase — translation MDFEKIEQAYTYLLENVQVIQSDLATNFYDALVEQNSIYLDGETELNQVKENNQALKRLVLRKEEWLKTYQFLLMKAGQTEPLQANHQFTPDAIALLLVFIVEELFKDNEITILEMGSGMGILGATFLTSLDKKVDYLGMEVDDLLIDLAASMADVIGLQAGFVQGDAARPQMLKESDVVISDLPVGYYPDDAVASRHQVASSQEHTYAHHLLMEQGLKYLKSDGYAIFLAPSDLLTSPQSDLLKGWLKEEASLVAMISLPENLFANAKQSKTIFILQKKSEIPVEPFVYPLASLQDASVLMKFKENFQKWTQGTEI, via the coding sequence ATGGATTTTGAAAAAATTGAACAAGCTTATACGTATTTACTAGAGAATGTCCAAGTCATCCAAAGTGATTTAGCGACCAACTTTTATGACGCCTTGGTGGAGCAAAACAGCATCTATCTGGATGGTGAGACTGAGCTAAATCAGGTCAAGGAGAATAATCAAGCCCTTAAGCGCTTAGTGCTTCGCAAAGAAGAGTGGCTCAAGACCTACCAGTTTCTCTTGATGAAGGCAGGACAAACGGAGCCTTTACAGGCCAATCACCAGTTTACGCCGGACGCCATTGCTTTACTTTTGGTGTTTATCGTGGAAGAGTTGTTTAAAGATAATGAAATTACTATCCTCGAAATGGGTTCTGGGATGGGAATTTTGGGCGCTACTTTCTTGACCTCGCTTGATAAAAAGGTGGATTACTTGGGAATGGAAGTGGATGATTTGCTGATTGATTTGGCAGCTAGCATGGCAGATGTGATTGGCTTGCAGGCTGGCTTTGTCCAAGGAGATGCTGCTCGTCCACAAATGCTCAAAGAAAGCGACGTGGTCATCAGCGACTTGCCTGTCGGCTATTATCCTGATGATGCCGTTGCGTCGCGCCATCAAGTTGCTTCTAGTCAAGAACATACTTACGCCCATCACTTGCTCATGGAACAAGGACTTAAGTATCTCAAGTCAGATGGATACGCTATTTTTCTCGCTCCGAGTGATTTGTTGACCAGTCCTCAAAGTGATTTATTGAAAGGGTGGTTGAAAGAAGAGGCAAGTCTGGTTGCCATGATTAGTCTCCCTGAAAATCTCTTTGCTAATGCTAAACAATCCAAGACGATTTTTATCTTACAAAAGAAAAGTGAAATACCAGTAGAACCCTTTGTTTATCCACTTGCTAGCCTGCAAGATGCAAGTGTTTTAATGAAATTTAAAGAAAATTTTCAAAAATGGACTCAAGGTACTGAAATATAA